A portion of the Lolium rigidum isolate FL_2022 chromosome 1, APGP_CSIRO_Lrig_0.1, whole genome shotgun sequence genome contains these proteins:
- the LOC124696173 gene encoding uncharacterized protein LOC124696173, translating to MESASPLLLPFVPITDGEARNAQEPVVTDPPPPAKHQAAPQDLSGPIPIVTQSLSSSPSWYRASSAQEPVVFPLSGSGPPVLVSLVPVMGPGGMMRSRFDEKTGVNFIQLSDEFHQKRTPAQKFYLEPSKLHPELLHVRCADGNKYLVAQEHDTTLFITANADEPEEDITKPSCTLFNFSNTEYNAFTIIKHKNKNIMVSLFDQHGGDGSDNICMQLRRDYYGNALFRVVRLSEQKELPKYVRIKGSNDKYLQPTNSDIRFYNADNSECWFHDFRGSDGNDKEVIFETFTDDFGLIRFRHYPWGNVCRSVDPGDGKGIACTVHDWNYEIDTNISQDTIYKVVDSLFKVVIKEGNNIALQSVSNGKFCKLLTTDMHLTFPGHHYKWHPLQASASSSYPRETTLRIEEAAKSRQIYDVQYRFEGQKIRDAIQVSRHQVIGTNVTSQTIHLTNTVEMFNSVESRWDSMVSLDVGVKTSMSVDFPGIAEFSSEIHVDFHGEYSWGKTEGNSKKSTTTVEYNVPPMSRIVCTIYAKVVEIDVPFSYKVKDILFDGKEGPPRQMHDGMYRGVNSTDIDIKVKTEEM from the exons ATGGAGTCAGCTTCTCCACTGCTGCTGCCGTTTGTGCCGATTACCGACGGGGAGGCTCGTAATGCTCAAGAGCCCGTGGTGACTGATCCACCGCCGCCTGCAAAGCATCAGGCGGCTCCTCAAGATCTGTCAGGCCCCATACCCATAGTCACGCAGTCGTTGTCGTCGTCTCCGTCGTGGTACCGGGCTTCTTCCGCTCAAGAGCCCGTGGTGTTCCCTCTGTCTGGTTCTGGTCCGCCGGTACTAGTCAGCTTGGTGCCTGTAATGGGGCCAGGCGGGATGATGCGCTCCAGGTTTGATGAGAAAACGGGGGTGAATTTCATCCAACTCAGCGACGAGTTCCACCAGAAGAGAACCCCGGCCCAGAAGTTCTACCTGGAGCCATCCAAGCTGCACCCGGAGCTCCTACACGTCAGGTGCGCCGACGGCAACAAGTACTTGGTCGCTCAGGAGCACGACACCACCTtgttcatcaccgccaacgcagaCGAACCAGAAgaggacatcaccaagccatcaTGCACCTTGTTCAACTTCTCCAACACCGAATACAATGCCTTCACCAT TATCaagcacaaaaataaaaatattatgGTTAGCCTGTTTGATCAGCACGGTGGTGATGGTAGTGACAACATCTGCATGCAACTAAGACGTGATTATTATGGTAATGCTCTTTTTCGTGTTGTCCGCTTGTCGGAGCAGAAGGAATTGCCCAAATATGTCCGTATCAAAGGAAGCAACGACAAGTACCTCCAGCCTACAAATTCTGATATACGTTTTTATAACGCTGATAACAGCGAATGTTGGTTTCATGACTTCCGTGGGTCTGATGGCAATGATAAGGAAGTTATCTTTGAGACTTTCACGGATGACTTCGGTCTCATCCGTTTTAGACACTACCCGTGGGGCAATGTTTGCAGATCTGTTGATCCAGGTGACGGCAAAGGTATCGCTTGCACCGTGCATGACTGGAACTATGAAATCGACACAAACATATCACAAGACACCATCTACAAGGTTGTCGACTCATTATTCAAGGTGGTCATCAAGGAAGGCAACAACATTGCACTTCAAAGCGTCAGCAATGGAAAATTCTGCAAGCTGCTAACCACGGACATGCACTTAACATTTCCAGGACATCACTATAAGTGGCATCCTCTCCAGGCTTCTGCTTCCAGTAGCTACCCGAGAGAGACAACCCTTCGGATTGAAGAAGCAGCCAAGTCTCGACAGATCTATGATGTTCAGTACCGCTTCGAGGGACAGAAGATCAGGGACGCCATACAGGTCTCCAGGCACCAGGTGATTGGTACCAATGTAACATCGCAAACCATCCACCTCACAAATACTGTTGAAATGTTTAACAGCGTAGAGAGTAGGTGGGATTCAATGGTATCGCTGGATGTAGGTGTCAAAACCAGCATGTCAGTTGACTTTCCGGGCATAGCAGAATTTTCATCTGAAATTCATGTCGACTTTCATGGAGAGTACAGCTGGGGGAAAACCGAAGGGAACTCAAAAAAGTCGACGACAACAGTCGAATATAATGTTCCTCCAATGAGTAGAATTGTTTGTACCATATATGCAAAAGTTGTTGAAATTGATGTTCCCTTCTCATACAAGGTGAAGGATATCTTGTTCGACGGGAAAGAAGGCCCCCCTCGCCAGATGCACGATGGCATGTATCGTGGTGTCAACTCCACTGATATCGACATCAAGGTGAAAACAGAAGAGATGTAA